A genomic region of Zygotorulaspora mrakii chromosome 7, complete sequence contains the following coding sequences:
- the YAE1 gene encoding Yae1p (similar to Saccharomyces cerevisiae YAE1 (YJR067C); ancestral locus Anc_1.516) — MPDILDDVWESDGGEELKEPSSFDIKKLRDSHIKRGYLDGVTKSKDTNLQKGFNEGFPTGAEIGLKIGKLIGILQALNLKYGEEDDELRENLKLAQHELLIQKVLTKSMFDPDLNLQGEHVIVKKWISIVEMHCKNYSIDTRL, encoded by the coding sequence ATGCCGGACATTCTGGATGATGTTTGGGAATCTGATGGTGGTGAGGAACTTAAGGAACCATCCTCCTTTGATATAAAGAAACTGCGAGACAGTCATATCAAAAGAGGATATCTGGATGGGGTCACAAAATCCAAGGATACCAACCTGCAGAAAGGGTTTAATGAGGGTTTCCCTACGGGTGCCGAGATTGGACTCAAAATTGGAAAGCTTATAGGTATATTGCAGGCTCTCAATCTGAAATACGGGGAAGAGGACGATGAACTTCGGGAGAATCTTAAGCTTGCTCAACACGAACTCCTAATACAAAAAGTTCTTACCAAGTCAATGTTCGATCCtgatttgaatttgcaaGGAGAACATGTAATCGTCAAGAAATGGATAAGCATAGTGGAGATGCATTGTAAAAATTATTCTATAGATACACGTTTATAG